In a genomic window of Nocardia fluminea:
- the yidC gene encoding membrane protein insertase YidC: MLDIIYWPVSAILWFWHKAFGFVFGPDSGLTWALAIVFLVFTLRLVLYKPFVKQVRTTKQMQELQPQIKELQKKYKNDRETMAKEMQKLQKEHGFNPLMGCLPVLVQVPVFLGLFHVLRSFNRTGSGWGQLDMSNYDNAHTANYIFSATDVQSFLSARIFGAPIAAFITAPTEELEAFAEWGGTPTKLSIALVAVPLMIIAGLATHFNARASVQRQTPEAAANPQAAIMNKLSLWVFPLGVMVGGPFLMIGILIYWVANNIWTYGQQHLVFGRMEKEEEERKQKKLELRSQNAPKPGAKPVDVRKKQDAPAVDDAPSANGTAATNGTPKQSAKQGGGKRRPGGQQRPGNRGRANQKRKR, encoded by the coding sequence GTGCTCGACATCATCTATTGGCCGGTATCCGCAATTCTGTGGTTCTGGCACAAGGCCTTCGGCTTTGTGTTCGGACCTGACAGCGGCCTCACGTGGGCACTGGCGATCGTGTTCCTCGTGTTCACGCTGCGCCTGGTGCTGTACAAGCCGTTCGTCAAGCAGGTACGTACAACCAAACAGATGCAAGAGCTGCAGCCTCAGATCAAGGAGCTGCAGAAGAAGTACAAGAACGACCGCGAGACCATGGCGAAGGAGATGCAGAAGCTCCAGAAGGAGCACGGCTTCAACCCGCTCATGGGCTGCCTGCCGGTCCTGGTGCAGGTGCCGGTCTTCCTCGGTCTGTTCCACGTGCTGCGCTCGTTCAACCGGACCGGCAGCGGCTGGGGCCAGTTGGACATGTCCAACTACGACAACGCCCACACCGCGAACTACATCTTCAGCGCGACGGATGTGCAGTCTTTCCTGAGCGCCCGCATCTTCGGTGCGCCAATCGCCGCCTTCATCACCGCGCCGACCGAAGAGCTGGAAGCGTTCGCCGAGTGGGGCGGCACGCCGACCAAGCTCAGCATCGCGCTCGTCGCTGTGCCGCTGATGATCATCGCCGGTCTGGCGACCCACTTCAACGCTCGCGCCTCGGTGCAGCGGCAGACACCCGAAGCCGCCGCCAACCCGCAGGCCGCCATCATGAACAAGCTGTCGCTGTGGGTCTTCCCGCTCGGCGTGATGGTCGGTGGCCCCTTCCTGATGATCGGCATCCTGATCTACTGGGTGGCCAACAACATCTGGACCTACGGACAGCAGCACCTGGTGTTCGGCCGGATGGAAAAGGAAGAGGAAGAGCGCAAGCAGAAGAAGTTGGAGCTGCGGTCGCAGAACGCGCCCAAGCCCGGTGCCAAGCCGGTCGACGTCCGTAAGAAGCAGGACGCTCCGGCCGTTGATGACGCGCCGTCGGCGAACGGCACCGCGGCGACCAACGGCACCCCCAAACAGTCGGCCAAGCAGGGCGGTGGCAAGCGCAGGCCCGGCGGGCAGCAGCGGCCGGGCAACCGTGGCCGTGCGAACCAGAAGCGTAAGCGCTGA
- the rnpA gene encoding ribonuclease P protein component, which yields MLPEPYRLHHRAEFSRTVRRGQRIGRRDLVVHALTHAYDDVADGDSLVRVGGPRFGLIVSKAVGNAVVRHRVARRLRHMCAQVVDELPVGTDVVIRALPGAATADSVELLRQLRTGLRKLGLRGEPEFALGRTSAGERR from the coding sequence GTGTTGCCTGAGCCGTATCGGTTGCACCACCGTGCCGAATTCTCCCGCACGGTGCGCCGCGGTCAGCGAATCGGGAGGCGAGATCTCGTCGTACACGCGCTCACGCACGCGTACGACGATGTCGCCGACGGCGATTCCCTGGTCCGCGTAGGCGGTCCTCGGTTCGGACTGATTGTGAGCAAGGCGGTGGGAAACGCGGTGGTTCGCCACCGGGTGGCCCGCCGCCTGCGTCATATGTGCGCCCAGGTGGTCGATGAACTACCGGTCGGCACCGATGTCGTGATCCGGGCCCTGCCCGGCGCCGCCACCGCTGATTCCGTCGAGTTGTTGCGCCAGCTGCGCACCGGTCTGCGCAAGCTCGGCTTGCGCGGAGAACCGGAGTTCGCGCTCGGTCGCACCTCGGCCGGTGAACGGCGATGA
- the yidD gene encoding membrane protein insertion efficiency factor YidD — protein MRTLTRLPAKALIALIELYRTYVSPTRMPICRFTPTCSEYAVTALRTRGLVVGSALTVVRLAKCAPWHPGGWDPVPERGSNACTKSSPALIGDTNDGST, from the coding sequence ATGAGGACCTTGACCCGCCTGCCCGCGAAAGCTCTGATCGCGCTGATCGAGCTCTACCGGACCTACGTCTCCCCCACCCGGATGCCGATCTGCCGGTTCACCCCCACCTGCAGTGAGTACGCGGTGACTGCCTTGCGTACCCGCGGGTTGGTCGTCGGATCGGCACTGACGGTCGTGCGGCTCGCGAAATGCGCGCCCTGGCACCCTGGAGGGTGGGATCCCGTGCCTGAGCGCGGGTCGAATGCCTGCACAAAGTCATCGCCCGCGCTGATCGGCGATACGAACGACGGGAGTACCTAG
- the rpmH gene encoding 50S ribosomal protein L34: MAKGKRTFQPNNRRRARVHGFRLRMRTRAGRAIVAARRRKGRTELTA, from the coding sequence GTGGCCAAGGGCAAGCGGACGTTCCAGCCGAACAACCGTCGTCGGGCGCGCGTCCACGGCTTCCGTCTCCGGATGCGGACCCGTGCGGGCCGCGCCATCGTTGCGGCGCGTCGCCGTAAGGGCCGTACCGAACTGACTGCCTGA
- a CDS encoding Jag family protein, giving the protein MTVETETDGGDATVATTAVDVVNDAEEALIEEGEIAGDYLEQLLDVLDFDGDIDLDVEGDRAIVSIDGGRDLTKLVGRNGEVLDALQELTRLAVQQATGVRSRLMLDVAGWRAQRRADLSEIGVAAAKRVLESGAPEALSAMTPFERKIVHDAVADIDGVASESEGVEPNRHVVVVPE; this is encoded by the coding sequence ATGACTGTTGAGACCGAGACCGACGGAGGGGACGCCACTGTGGCGACGACTGCTGTTGACGTCGTGAACGACGCCGAAGAAGCGTTGATCGAAGAGGGCGAGATCGCCGGCGACTACCTCGAGCAGCTACTCGACGTGCTCGACTTCGATGGCGATATCGACCTCGATGTCGAGGGCGACCGCGCCATCGTGAGCATCGACGGCGGCCGTGATCTGACCAAGCTCGTCGGGCGCAATGGTGAAGTGCTCGACGCACTGCAGGAGCTGACCCGGCTCGCCGTGCAGCAGGCGACCGGCGTGCGTAGCCGGCTGATGCTCGATGTGGCCGGCTGGCGTGCGCAGCGCCGCGCCGACCTGAGCGAGATCGGTGTCGCCGCCGCGAAGCGGGTGCTCGAGTCGGGCGCACCCGAAGCGCTGTCCGCGATGACTCCGTTCGAGCGCAAGATCGTGCACGACGCTGTCGCCGATATCGACGGTGTGGCGAGCGAGAGCGAAGGCGTCGAGCCGAATCGTCACGTGGTGGTCGTGCCCGAGTAG